Proteins encoded by one window of Rhodamnia argentea isolate NSW1041297 chromosome 6, ASM2092103v1, whole genome shotgun sequence:
- the LOC115727787 gene encoding uncharacterized protein LOC115727787 has product MAEGKGTWDSLREWIVDHKLRAVGCLWLSGISGSIAYNWSQPNMKTSVKIIHARLHAQALTLAALAGAAVVEYYDHRTGKKADRYAKFLNFDEHQQKDRS; this is encoded by the exons ATGGCAGAGGGCAAAGGTACTTGGGACTCCCTGAGGGAATGGATCGTCGATCACAAGCTCCGCGCTGTCG GTTGTCTATGGCTGAGTGGAATCTCGGGTTCGATCGCCTACAATTGGTCGCAGCCCAACATGAAGACCAGTGTCAAGATCATTCACGCCAG GCTGCATGCTCAGGCACTCACACTTGCTGCCTTGGCGGGCGCTGCAGTTGTAGAATACTACGACCACCGGACAGGAAAGAAGGCTGACCGCTATGCCAAGTTCCTCAACTTTGATGAGCACCAACAGAAAGATCGAAGTTAA